Proteins from a single region of Dehalococcoidia bacterium:
- a CDS encoding NIPSNAP family protein: MYAHLRIYTINKGMMQDWLNVFNDKIIPLLEDSGIKVESSWTNEEKSQFIWIRSYGKTLSDIEEKEKKFYGSDWWVKNVDFVRSHLAHRDILTIESI; encoded by the coding sequence ATGTATGCACACTTAAGAATTTACACAATAAACAAAGGTATGATGCAAGATTGGTTGAATGTATTCAATGATAAAATTATCCCTCTACTTGAAGACTCAGGTATTAAGGTTGAATCAAGTTGGACAAATGAAGAAAAATCTCAATTTATTTGGATCAGATCCTATGGGAAAACTTTAAGTGATATTGAGGAAAAAGAAAAAAAGTTTTATGGTTCTGATTGGTGGGTTAAAAATGTAGATTTTGTAAGAAGTCACCTTGCTCATAGAGATATATTAACTATAGAATCTATATAA
- a CDS encoding iron-sulfur cluster assembly protein encodes METLTKDSIIDALKDVYDPEIPVNVVDLGLIYNVEVEDNEVHVEMTLTAQGCGMGPYIAQQAEWRIAEIEEVEDVVVDLVFEPQWSPELITEDGKRLLGID; translated from the coding sequence ATGGAAACATTAACAAAAGATTCAATAATTGATGCGCTAAAAGATGTATATGATCCAGAAATACCAGTCAACGTAGTAGATTTAGGTCTAATTTACAATGTTGAAGTTGAAGACAATGAAGTTCATGTAGAGATGACATTAACCGCTCAAGGTTGCGGTATGGGCCCTTATATTGCTCAACAAGCTGAATGGAGAATAGCTGAAATTGAAGAGGTTGAAGATGTAGTAGTTGATCTAGTATTTGAACCTCAATGGTCACCTGAGCTTATAACAGAGGATGGTAAAAGACTTTTGGGTATAGACTAA
- a CDS encoding Mrp/NBP35 family ATP-binding protein: protein MAEPRKLTPAEEARLAQVRDQFKQKQAISNSLNSIKHRIGVYSGKGGVGKTTVTTNLALTLAKNGRKVAILDCDIDCPNVTRVLRISERPSSDSEGKMIPPQKHGVSVMSMGFFQENEDEAIIWRGPMIHNAINQFISKTNWGDIDYLICDLPPGTSDAPLTVMQTLNLDGFIVVSTPQELAALDAKRSINMIKKLNLKVFGVVENMTGGIFGKGAASEMAEELQLPVLSEISLLSEYSDSFEPVVYVNETSEKEFLKLMNNLDKITSDL from the coding sequence ATGGCAGAGCCTAGAAAGTTAACTCCTGCAGAAGAAGCAAGACTTGCACAAGTCAGGGATCAATTTAAGCAGAAACAGGCTATAAGTAACTCTCTAAACTCTATTAAGCACAGAATTGGTGTTTACTCTGGTAAGGGCGGAGTTGGCAAGACTACTGTAACCACTAATCTAGCATTAACTCTTGCAAAAAATGGACGTAAAGTTGCAATACTTGACTGCGATATTGATTGTCCAAATGTAACTCGAGTCCTAAGAATTTCAGAAAGACCAAGTTCTGATAGTGAAGGCAAAATGATACCTCCCCAAAAACATGGTGTTTCTGTAATGTCAATGGGATTCTTTCAAGAAAATGAAGATGAAGCAATTATTTGGAGAGGACCAATGATTCATAATGCCATAAATCAATTTATCTCAAAAACAAATTGGGGAGATATTGACTACCTGATTTGTGATTTACCTCCAGGAACATCAGATGCACCTCTTACTGTTATGCAGACTTTGAATTTAGATGGGTTTATTGTTGTTTCAACACCTCAAGAATTGGCAGCTCTTGACGCTAAAAGATCTATAAATATGATCAAAAAACTCAATTTAAAAGTATTTGGTGTAGTTGAAAATATGACAGGTGGCATTTTTGGTAAAGGAGCCGCTTCTGAAATGGCTGAAGAATTACAACTTCCTGTACTTAGTGAAATATCTTTACTCAGTGAATATTCTGATAGTTTTGAACCAGTAGTTTATGTAAACGAAACATCTGAAAAAGAATTCCTAAAACTTATGAATAATTTAGATAAAATCACTTCAGATTTATAA
- a CDS encoding NAD(P)-binding domain-containing protein produces MIKNVTLISPGEMGSPIAKYIISNGIKVISPLEGRSDKTRQRAKENGIIDSKNIKQSIKETDIIISILVPSDAKKLSDLVKKESSELNKKIYFADLNAISPKTVNLMEKNLSDTNINFIDGGIVGGPPAGNKFPRIYVSGPYSKKFMELNNMGMQVINMGGEIGEASAIKMAYASITKGYSSLLIAAVTLAIKTNNFDLLISELKYSQPRVYEDLKKLKGIPSKAHRWIGEMEEISNTYQDYDITGSFHKGSKEIYKRVSRSKLGEKRIQPKDINLDVKEFFENLY; encoded by the coding sequence TTGATAAAGAATGTTACACTCATTAGTCCTGGTGAAATGGGATCTCCAATTGCGAAATATATTATTTCAAATGGTATAAAAGTAATATCTCCTTTAGAAGGAAGGTCAGATAAAACAAGACAGAGAGCAAAAGAAAATGGAATTATTGATTCAAAAAATATTAAACAATCAATAAAAGAAACAGATATAATTATTTCAATCTTGGTACCAAGTGATGCAAAAAAATTATCAGATCTTGTTAAGAAAGAATCATCTGAGCTTAATAAAAAAATTTATTTTGCAGATCTAAATGCTATATCTCCTAAAACAGTTAATCTTATGGAAAAAAATCTATCAGATACTAATATTAATTTTATTGATGGAGGTATTGTTGGAGGCCCTCCTGCGGGGAATAAATTTCCTAGAATATATGTTTCAGGTCCATATTCCAAAAAATTTATGGAACTAAACAATATGGGAATGCAAGTTATTAATATGGGAGGTGAAATAGGAGAAGCATCAGCAATAAAAATGGCTTATGCATCTATAACTAAAGGTTATTCTTCTTTATTAATCGCTGCAGTAACTCTGGCAATAAAAACTAATAATTTTGATTTATTGATAAGCGAGTTAAAATACTCTCAGCCAAGAGTATATGAGGACTTGAAAAAGCTTAAAGGTATACCTAGTAAGGCTCATAGATGGATTGGAGAAATGGAAGAAATTTCTAATACATACCAAGATTATGACATTACAGGAAGTTTTCATAAAGGATCAAAGGAGATATACAAAAGAGTTTCAAGATCAAAATTGGGAGAAAAAAGGATTCAACCAAAGGATATTAATCTAGATGTTAAAGAATTTTTTGAGAACTTATATTGA
- the acsA gene encoding acetate--CoA ligase translates to MQFDEITKDTNYSDSNKPNLLDYEKQCNEFDWYKDAYSKLDWLPDGGLNNAYECVDRHVKNGFGEKLALIWLGKNGEEEKYTYKDFKEESDKFGQVMINLGMKKGDRVFIFMDRLPELYFAAMGILKAGGVIAPLFSAFGPDPVKDRMIDAGASYLITSPDLRKKISSIFKDIKTLKEIIIVNKDNRFKNPLKENDQDYNSLMSQVKSDSFKMLNTSQYDFSIMHYTSGSTGKPKGVLHRHQAVVQQMLTGNWALELSHGDIYFCTADPGWVTGTSYGMIAPWTNGVTQIIYEGGFSASSWYEIIQKYKVDVWYTAPTAIRLLMRSGEDVVKKYNLSSLKFIGSVGEPLNPEAVVWGNRNYKLPIHDNWWQTETGAIMCANYASMNIKPGSMGRPFPGVEMGILDDQYNEIFSEGSGILAVRPGWPSQMFAYWKQDDMYNSRFKKGWYITGDQASRDKDGYFWFQGRADDVINTAGHLVGPFEVESALIEHPAVAEAGVIGKPDPIAMEIVKAFVTLNPDYDQTDDLRKELIRFSREKLSAGVAPREIDFLETMPKTRSGKIMRRLLKARELGEPEGDISTLEDD, encoded by the coding sequence TTCAAATAAACCCAACTTATTAGACTATGAAAAACAATGTAATGAATTTGATTGGTATAAAGATGCATATTCAAAATTAGATTGGCTACCTGATGGAGGTCTAAATAATGCTTATGAATGCGTTGATAGACATGTAAAAAATGGATTTGGTGAAAAACTTGCACTAATTTGGTTAGGGAAAAATGGTGAAGAAGAAAAATATACATATAAAGATTTCAAGGAAGAATCTGATAAATTTGGTCAAGTAATGATAAATTTAGGAATGAAAAAGGGTGATAGAGTATTTATCTTTATGGATAGATTACCTGAACTATACTTTGCTGCAATGGGAATCTTAAAAGCTGGCGGTGTAATTGCTCCACTATTTTCTGCTTTTGGACCTGATCCTGTAAAAGATAGAATGATTGATGCAGGAGCTTCTTATTTAATTACATCACCTGATTTAAGAAAAAAGATTTCGTCGATTTTTAAGGACATTAAGACTCTTAAAGAAATAATTATTGTAAACAAAGATAATAGATTCAAGAATCCATTAAAAGAAAATGACCAAGACTATAATTCTTTGATGAGCCAAGTTAAATCAGATTCTTTCAAGATGCTTAATACTTCACAATATGACTTTTCTATTATGCATTATACATCTGGATCAACAGGTAAACCAAAAGGAGTATTGCATAGACATCAAGCTGTTGTACAACAAATGCTTACAGGAAATTGGGCATTAGAGTTAAGTCATGGTGATATATATTTTTGTACTGCAGATCCAGGATGGGTAACAGGAACATCATATGGAATGATAGCACCTTGGACAAATGGTGTTACACAAATCATATATGAAGGTGGATTTAGTGCATCCTCTTGGTATGAAATAATTCAAAAATATAAAGTAGATGTTTGGTATACTGCTCCTACTGCTATAAGACTTCTTATGAGATCTGGAGAAGATGTAGTAAAAAAATATAATTTATCTTCACTTAAATTTATTGGATCTGTAGGTGAACCTCTAAACCCTGAAGCAGTTGTTTGGGGAAATAGAAATTACAAGCTTCCTATTCATGACAATTGGTGGCAAACTGAAACAGGTGCAATAATGTGTGCTAATTATGCTTCTATGAATATTAAGCCGGGTTCTATGGGAAGGCCTTTCCCAGGTGTAGAAATGGGGATTTTAGATGATCAATATAATGAAATATTTTCTGAAGGAAGCGGAATCCTAGCAGTTAGACCTGGATGGCCATCTCAAATGTTTGCTTATTGGAAACAAGATGATATGTATAATTCAAGATTTAAGAAAGGTTGGTATATTACAGGTGATCAAGCTTCTAGGGATAAAGATGGTTACTTTTGGTTTCAAGGTAGGGCAGATGATGTAATTAATACTGCGGGTCACTTAGTAGGCCCCTTTGAAGTAGAAAGTGCACTAATTGAACATCCTGCAGTTGCTGAAGCTGGAGTTATTGGGAAGCCTGATCCTATAGCTATGGAGATCGTAAAGGCTTTCGTTACCTTAAATCCGGATTATGATCAAACAGATGATCTGAGAAAAGAATTAATAAGATTTTCAAGAGAAAAGCTATCAGCAGGGGTGGCTCCAAGAGAAATAGATTTTCTAGAAACTATGCCCAAAACAAGATCAGGTAAAATAATGAGGCGTCTCTTAAAAGCAAGAGAGTTAGGAGAACCTGAAGGAGATATTTCAACTTTAGAAGATGATTAA